TACCTATTTCTTGGCCATGCGAATGCAGCACATAGTTTCCGCTCGAATCAATTATATAAAAGGAACCATCGTTCCCAAGGTCTAAACCCTTCAAGCGTTCCATATACGCAGAACTGTTTACCCCTACTACAAGAACAGCGGAAACATCCCGGCTATAAGAATAAGTGATCTTGCGAATCACATAAATTTGATCGAAATTGCCATCCAGGCCGGTAGCCCAGATCATTTCTCCCTTGCTCATCTTCGCAGCTTTGAATAGCTGTCCGTTTCTAAAGGTGTCATTTTCCAAAGAAGCCGTTGGTGTATCGTGTCCCCTAGCCGCAGCGTAATATTCCGTACCTTTTCCATATATACGAATGGAGTGTAATTCCTCATTTGCAAGCAATTCATTCAACAACGTCTTGTTAATACTATCACGCCTGGTTGCCTCTCGCTGAATGTCGGCGTTTGGCTTTTCCACTTGATCCGTAATAGTTTTATTTTTTAATAGCGACAGGGTAACATCTTCGATGCTTTGATTCGTGTAGCTGATGTTCCCTGAGATTTGTTGAACTAACTGTTCGGAATAAGTACCGACCTTGTCTTCAATGATATGCTGGGCAAGTAAATACGATAGGCCAGTTACTAATAGGATAGGTATAATGACAATCCCCATCATCCAGGTTATAAGGGCAGCTTTAATGGAGTTCAGTTTCTGCATGTCACTTACCGCCCTTCTGATTCGACTCTACGAACAACGACTGGATGCCCTTCAACAACTGTTCTCGATTTATTTTCTTTTCCATATAGGCTTGCATGAGGTCGGATATCTTCCCTGTCGCACCTTCCGGGAAATAGTCCCAGTACCACATTTTTGTTTTTCCCGCCTCTGTGTACTCTTGCATAGACTCGGCAATGCTTCCCAAATCGTCTGACTTATAATCAAAGTTTTTTAGTGCTGGCACAAACTTTAGCTGTTTGATCAAAAACTGCTTTCCCGTTTCACTGGTTAATAGCCAGTTCATGAATTTCTCCGCTTCTTGTGGATGTTCCGATTCTTTATTAATGATCCAGTAGTTCGGCACGCCGGTATAGATATAATCCCGATTTGCATCGTCCACAGGCATCGGAAGCATGCCTACTTGAAGATTCGGATTCGATTGAGAGATAGTAAGCTGCGTCCAGTTTCCTTGCTGCATCATGGCCGCTTTGCCATCTATGAAAGCTTTTACCTGCGTGTTATAGTCTGTAGCTACAGGTTGCTTGTTTCCATAATCCAATGTCAAATCAAGCAAATCCACCCAACCCATAAGCTCTTTATTACGAGTAAAATCGATCTGACCCTTACGGGCCTGCTCAAGAAAAGCATGCGGATCCGGTTGACTGGCCACCGCAACATTGAAATTATGCATACCATTCACCCAGAACTCTCGATACCCGTTTGAAAATGGAGTAATTCCTTTGGACTGCAGAGTTTGGGCTGCGATCCGAAGTTCATTGAGAGTCGTTGGAATTTGAGTAATACGTGCTTGCCGAAATAGCTCCTTGTTGTACAAGAAACCATATGCCTCAAGAGCTATCGGGGTTCCGTAGATGCGACCTTCTCTTGTAACTGAATCCGTAGTGCCTGTTATGACTTCCTTCATCCATGATTTGTCGGTTACGTCATAAGCGATATCTTTCCAAAATTCAAAGCTCCCGTAGCCATCAACAGAAAATATGTCCGGCGCTTCATTCAAAGCGATTTTTGAATAGAGTTCTTCGTTAAAATTAGCATTACTTCCTAGCGTCTCCACTTTCAGATCCACTTCCGGGTGCTCTTTCTCATACAGAGCTTCCAGTCCTTTAAGCTTGTCTGCGACTTCCACTTTTCTGTCAAATATTCGCAGTACGATTTTCTCAGGCGATTGTTTGACAGCACGAATAACTTCACTCTGCTCTGAAGAACATCCTGATACCAAAATTAGTATAGGCACCAACACGGTTAATCTTTTCAACATAGTAGTTTCTCCCTGAAGTAAGTTTGATCTTGTAATCTCATGCATGATATAATTTAATTAAGGTAAATTACGTAACCGGTTAACCTGAGTATATTCTCTTCTTATTTGCAGTGTCAATATGCTAATTTACGCACTCAAGAATACTCTTCAATTTGCCACACTTCCACGTAAAGGTCATTAGTCATGTTCGACATGTGTATACATGCCGTCATGGTGAACGCGAGGACATCCGGACGCCAATTGTTACGGCAGCGATGCCGCCATCTGTCTATCTAGGAAGTCTGGCTTCGCCCTCCAGTATGGCTTATGAGATGAGCCAGAAGTACATATAAGCGGAGCTGTACACATACATCAAGATTGACTGAACCGTAAGAAATAAAGGGGGCAGCATCATGGTGAAAGTCATTTTAGCGGATCATCAGCGGCTTGTTTGCGAAGGTATTAAGTTTATTTTGGAAAAGGATGTTGAGATCCAAGTTGAAGGATATGCCCTGAATGAAGGGGATGCACTTATGCTTTGTCGACAAATTAAGCCTCATGTGCTCATCCTTGATTTCCATAGTCCACAAGGGGACTGTTTCGAGCTTGTCGCTCATGTGTTCAGCCATTTTCCGGCGACGAATATCATTATTTTAACTTCTTCCTGGGATGCGCATACCTTTTTCCAAGCGCTCCGCAACGGAGTCAGTGGGTATTTGCCCAAAAGCATACAATCGAGTGAACTCATCATGTCGGTAAAAAGCGCGGCGCTCGGACTGCGAGTCCTTCATAAAGAGATGCCTAATGAATTATTCGGCCGCTTTAAGCCTCGCACAACGTTAGAATGGAAGCGTTCTATTTTGAAAAATAATGAAATTACCGAAAGGGAAATCCGCATCATCCGGTATGTAGCTGAAGGCAAAGAGAACAGCGAGATCGCCGCAAGCATGTTTTTGTCGGTAGGAACCGTAAAAAACACGATTTCGCTTATTTTCAAAAAGCTGGGTCTGAAAGATCGTATCGAATTAGCGGTTTTTGCCACCAAAAACGATTTGAATGGAATGGATTGAACATGACTGTTGCAGCCGTTTTTGTAAGAGATAAAAAGCCGGCCGAACTGGTTTTCCTGTCTACCTATAGCCCGCAACTCAATCTTGTAGAAGTGCTATGGAAATGGTTGAAGTCCGATGTGATCAACAATGTGTTTTATCACACGGTTGCCGAAATTCGCATCAATGTTCAGCAGTTTATGAACGAAATCATGAAATCTGCCTGGTCGATCATCGATCTTCTGTGTTCAGGAACAAAATATTCATTCTTTAAGGAGGTGAGATGTTGTAAACATTCAGTCGTCATTGGTTTTACATTGAAGCAAAAGTGTTAGTATTGTCTTTACCTTTATGTTACTTTTGGGTCTTTATTCTTGTGGTAATCCGGTTAGTGTCATTATTGGTAGTTTTCTGTTCATTAAGGGGGCGCTTCATTTCAATTGGAGAAAAAGTTTCTCGATTAGTGGTAGGTATAACTCGGTTTATCTTTTAGAAATGAGTTAATAACTTGAAGATAACCACTGTTTATATTACACAGGTTAAACTTTAAGGAGGTAAGTGATGGTAAATACAATACTGCCTATTCATACGGACCCGATTATTAAGGGCAGGCATCATTATGCCTGTATGCTATCGATCATTACAAGTTATCCTTGTCACCAGCCGTGGCTTTATAACAATTTTATTCAATTACAATTGGGTACAGGTGATAGTAACAATGCATTAAGATTTTATAATTCCGAAACTCCTATGTACTATTCTGCCAAATTATTTATGGAATCGTTGAAGTATGATACCCTATTCGCATTAAAACCCTCTAATTATTCAGATTTTATAGTCGAGAGCATCTCTAAGGAGAAATATATATATCTCTTCATAGATAAGTACTACATACCGAATACCCCATTTCATAAAACTCAGAATAGAACGATGGATTTACTTATTTATGGGTATGACCATCCAAACAGAATGTTTAAAGTTATGTCTTATAATGAAAAAAATGCTTATGACAGTATTGATGTACCCTATGAAGCCATCGAAGAAGGATTGAAGCAAACTCCACACGATGGTTGGTGTGATAACTTTTACTTATTGAAATATAAGAATGACGAGAATCAATTAATGCCTAATTATATACGCGAAATGATTATTGATTACATTCATTCTAATAACACTTCTGAAAGATTAGGTATTCATGGCAAGGATGAAGACATTAGGTTATCTAGTTATACGAATGAATATACATTCGGAGTAAATGCAGTTAAACTAGCCACAGAAAACTTGATCAAAGAACCTTATTTTAACGATTGTGTCACTGTTTTGACAACGATAAGAGATCATAAGAAGATGATGTTGAAAAGAATTGAGTATATGGTGGAAAATTGCTATCTAGATAACGATTATCAATATTCTGAGATTTTGAAACTGACAGAAATAGCGAGGAATTATTCTATTAGGTACCGATTGTCAAGGAAAAAAGAACTGTTTGGTAAAATTCATGATATTCTAGATGAAGTTCTTCAAAAAGAACTAAGGATTCTCATTAAAGTAGTGACTGATCTAAGTTAAAGAATTTGTCTTACGAAAATAGCAATCATGCTTGTCAAGCGAAAGTATCAATTAACTACAACTTCTCCACTAAACTGTACAACTTTTAAAAGGGCATACTTTTAATCTCGGAAGGAGTAAGATAGCTGAGTGTTCCGTGAATTCGGTGATGAATATACCAGTGGACATAATCACGAAGTTCGAGGTCGAGTTGCTCAGCGGTTAGAAAATGAGGTTGATTCGCGAATTCCGTTTGATAAAGAATGATGGTCATAGTTTCTATTATTAAAGAGTAAATAAAGACTTAATCCTTCTACCTTTAGAAGGGTTAAGTCTTTAAAGTTTGGTGCTTTTGAACGGGAGGATATTGTATGGAGATTGAAATTATCAATTGGGAGCCTTTAAATTTAAAAGCATTTAAGTGTGAGTCCATTTCGGAACTAAAACAAAATCAAGAATTAAATTGTGATGATAACGTATTTGCTATTTACTATTATAAAAAAAATGAATTTTATCTAGCTTATCAAAATAATTTAGATAAACCTAACTATATTCACAATATTGATATTTCTGGTAGTTACCTAAAAGCTTGCGCAGCCAATATTAATAAAATTGAAGATTACTTAATGCAGACAACTTATAGAATTGATAAAAAATTACAGATTATAGATAAATTTGAAAACAACCAATTATATTACTATTATAAAATAATTGGCGACTTGACTAACATTTCCACTATTCCCCATTTGTCAGAAATAGAATCAAAAACTATAAGGCAAACGGATATCGAAAAATTTGCTGAACAATACATATCCTACAAAAAAGAAGTGTTGTTTTTTTGGGACACACATCCAGATAGTAAGTTAACTTTTAATGCGGAAGAAAATATATTTACAAACTGGATTCCACTGAATTTGTGAGAACATTGCGTAGTTTCCCAACTGATCTTTATGTTTTTGATTCTACGTTAACATGGTCAATAATTTTTACACATGAGCAACAAAACAAACACGGAGATTCAGTTATACTACTATGTTAAAATTATTGTATTTAATTATGTAGTAGCACCAACTATGGCGTCCTTGTAGCCTTGCTCCGTCGCAATCTTTCTGGACCAAATCAGGAATAATTCAAAGCCTTCTCTACTCTTTTCAAACGTAAGTGGTTTCCCGAATTTGAGCTCAGGGAAGTCTTGGGCCATCGCCACATGTCTAAATTTTGAGATGTCGACTCCGATATTTAAGGTAGAAGAAGATTTGATAGATCTTTCATTTTGAGTAAAATGTTAGCTTGATACCATTTCCAGTCTAAAGTATATTGTACCCATATCCCAATCCAGGAATAGCTTTGCCTCCTATAAAAATACAAAAAAAGAGAACTCATCGAGTCCTCTCATAGATTTCTATAAATTAAATTTTTCACCAACTTCATCGCTTCGCCTTATAAAACTCATGATACAGCTTCATGAGCGCCCTTTTTTCTATCCTTGACACGTAACTCCGCGAGATCCCCAGCTCCTTCGCAATCTCCCACTGCGTGCGCTCCTCCCCGCCAAGCTCCAATCCAAACCGCCCAACAACAACTTCTCTCTCCCGCTCATCCAATATATCTAGATTTTTATATATTTTGCTCTTCTCGATCTTCAGCTGAACCGCATCGAGAACGTCATCGGCCTCACTGCCAAGGATATCGATCAAGGTGATTGCGACCGAAGATGCATAAGGATTTCATTCTCAATACAACGAGCCGCGAACGTTGCTAACTTAGTCCCCTTATTCGGCGAGAACGATTCGATCGCTTTGATCAATCCGATCTTGCCGATCGAGATCAAATCCTCCAGATCTTCGCCCGTATTGTCGAATTTTTTGACGTTATGAACACGAAGCAACGTAAAAATAAAAATCCATATAGCAAATCAGAAGTAATGATTCGCTGAATTCCCTCAGGATTATGTTATAATAAACATACCTAAATCTATCTAAACATGGAGTGAAGAATACAATGGAGAGAGTGAATTCTTCTGAAGAGTTAATGGATTACATTACCAATATGGATCGTAGTAATTCCGTTTGTCAATTTTTTATTCCTGGTAAAGGTACATTTACAATCGTACTTCAAGAAGAGGACAATCGTTCAATTCTCGCGGATGCAGAGGCAAATCCAGAACTGAAACAGATGATTGAGAAAAGCAAACATGAATTTATGCAAGGCCAAGGATTTTCTACCTCAGAACTATTGAAATCTTTATCGAAAGAGGATTTTAAGTAATGAAATCCTTACAATTAATCTGGCTGCCTGCGGTACGTAATAAATTAGTAACGTTTCGAAGTGTGAGATACACCCCTGAAGAAACATTAGATTACATTTCCCAATTGATTTTGGAAGTCGAGTCATTGTTAACTAAACCTGTTTTGAATAAACCGTATACAGAGGAAACAGGAGCATATGCCGGTTTATCTCATATTGTAATCAAGAAATTTAGAATCTATTTTCAACAAGTCGATCAAACTGTTATCATACTCGCGATACTATTTCCAGGCGAAAAATAAACCTGCCCTTACCAGCTATGGTTCTAGGCAGGTTTTATTATGTTTACATTACCGCTTCGCCTTATAAAACTCATGATACAGCTTCATGAGAGCCCTTTTTTCTATCCTTGAAACGTACTGATATCGATCAACGTTATCTCGTTGCCCTCTTTGTCCGTGCCGATGGGGTCATGCAGGGACACATCTTTCCTTGTCTTCTTCAACGACCTCAGATGCATCAGAATCTCGTTCTCAATACAGCGAGCCGCAAAACTTGCGAGTTTCGTCCCCTTGTTCGGTGAGAACGATTCAATGGCTTTGATCAAACCAATCGTGTCGATTGAAGTCAGATCTTCCAAATCTTCGGCATAGCTACTTCAGCTAGAGAAGGAATTCCTGCCCAAAGTCAACTTGTCCGCCAACGTAACCTCCTCTCGTAATTTCTTGCCCATTTAAATAGAACGAAAGGGTGCCCATAAGAGCACCCCAAGGATTCATCGCTTCGCCTTATAAAACTCATGATACAGCTTCATGAGCGCCCTTTTTTCTATCCTTGACACGTAACTCCGCGAGATCCCAAGCTCCTTCGCAATCTCCCGCTGCGTCCTCTCTTCCCCGCCAAGCTCCAAACCAAACCTGCCAACAACAACTTCTTTCTCCCGCTCATCCAATATATCTAAATTTTTATAAATTTTACTCTTCTCGATTTTCAGCTGCACGGCGTCTACAACATCGTCCGCTTCGCTGCCAAGGATATCAATCAATGTGATTTCATTGCCCTCTTTGTCCGTGCCGATCGGGTCGTGCAGGGACACATCTTTACGCGTTTTCTTCAGCGAACGAAGATGCATAAGGATCTCATTCTCGATACAACGCGCAGCGAACGTCGCCAGCTTCGTCCCTTTATTCGGAGAGAACGATTCAATCGCTTTAATCAATCCTATTGTTCCAATCGAGATCAAATCCTCCAGGTCTTCACCTGTGTTATCGAATTTTTTGACTATATGCGCGACAAGTCTTAAATTGTGCTCAATTAACATATTTCTGGAGTGTTCGTTCCCCTCTGCCATGAGTCTTAGATGCTTTTCTTCCTCGTCTTCTGCCAAGGGTTGCGGAAAGGCATTATTCTTAACATAGGAAACAAGCAATGTCACCTGTTTAATTAATAAGGCTATTGCACCAAACAAACCAGGCATTCCAGCCACCCCTTTCAAAGTTTGCGGATCTTCGTTGTACTGGAGCCTCCGCTTTAGAGATTAGTATTAGTGTATGTGGGCGGGTGCCTAGAAGTGCCTGTACCTCATTAATTACATGAAATCGTCATGTATATCTAGGAATTATGGTTCGA
This genomic window from Paenibacillus hexagrammi contains:
- the sigK gene encoding RNA polymerase sporulation sigma factor SigK codes for the protein MPGLFGAIALLIKQVTLLVSYVKNNAFPQPLAEDEEEKHLRLMAEGNEHSRNMLIEHNLRLVAHIVKKFDNTGEDLEDLISIGTIGLIKAIESFSPNKGTKLATFAARCIENEILMHLRSLKKTRKDVSLHDPIGTDKEGNEITLIDILGSEADDVVDAVQLKIEKSKIYKNLDILDEREKEVVVGRFGLELGGEERTQREIAKELGISRSYVSRIEKRALMKLYHEFYKAKR
- a CDS encoding ABC transporter substrate-binding protein produces the protein MLKRLTVLVPILILVSGCSSEQSEVIRAVKQSPEKIVLRIFDRKVEVADKLKGLEALYEKEHPEVDLKVETLGSNANFNEELYSKIALNEAPDIFSVDGYGSFEFWKDIAYDVTDKSWMKEVITGTTDSVTREGRIYGTPIALEAYGFLYNKELFRQARITQIPTTLNELRIAAQTLQSKGITPFSNGYREFWVNGMHNFNVAVASQPDPHAFLEQARKGQIDFTRNKELMGWVDLLDLTLDYGNKQPVATDYNTQVKAFIDGKAAMMQQGNWTQLTISQSNPNLQVGMLPMPVDDANRDYIYTGVPNYWIINKESEHPQEAEKFMNWLLTSETGKQFLIKQLKFVPALKNFDYKSDDLGSIAESMQEYTEAGKTKMWYWDYFPEGATGKISDLMQAYMEKKINREQLLKGIQSLFVESNQKGGK
- a CDS encoding LuxR C-terminal-related transcriptional regulator; the protein is MVKVILADHQRLVCEGIKFILEKDVEIQVEGYALNEGDALMLCRQIKPHVLILDFHSPQGDCFELVAHVFSHFPATNIIILTSSWDAHTFFQALRNGVSGYLPKSIQSSELIMSVKSAALGLRVLHKEMPNELFGRFKPRTTLEWKRSILKNNEITEREIRIIRYVAEGKENSEIAASMFLSVGTVKNTISLIFKKLGLKDRIELAVFATKNDLNGMD